AAAAGGCGTTGAAATAGTAGATATTAATTCAAAAAATAGACTTGGGGATACAGCATTAATGTTAGCAATAGAATATAATAATGTATATATTTTAGAAGAGCTATTAAAAAGAGATGTTAATTTAAATGTTAAACATCCAATTTTAGGGAAATATCCTTTACATTCAGCTATATTTTTTGAAAATTTTGAAGCAGTCAAATTGCTAGTTGAAAAAAAACCAGAAATGGTAAATTTTCAAAGTGATGTTGATGGGTGGCACCCATTAGAGGATGCTGCACTTAAAGGTAATTATGAAATAACTAAGTATTTATTAGATCATGGTTCTAATCCTCTGCATAAGGATTTTAATGGTGATAGTGCTATAGATTTAGCTGCTAATTTTGGTAAGGGAGATATAGTTAAACTACTTAGGGATAAAATAAAAGAAATAAGAAAAATAAACAAAATGGAGGAAAAGCACTATGATTAGATTAACGGGTATTGGAGCTTCTGAAGGAGTTGCAATTGGTAGAGTTTATGTGTTTCATGAAGAAGAAATAGTACTTCCTGAAGAAAAAATGATTTCAGGTGAAACTGCTGAAAATGAAATAATTAAACTAGAAGAAGCTATGAAAAAATCTAAAACTCAACTTATATCTATTAGAGAAAAAGTAAGAATCAAGATGGGTGATGATAAGGCGGATATCTTTGATGGACATATTCTATTATTAGAAGATGAAGATTTAATGGATGAAATTAAAAATAAAATAATGGAAGATGGTTTAAAAGCAGCACATGCTTTAAAAGAAGGTATAGATGAATACTCATTAATGCTTTCACAATTAGATGATCCTTATTTAAGAGAAAGAGCAGCAGATTTCCAAGATATTGGAAAAAGATGGTTAAAAAACTTATTAAATATTAAAATAAGTGATTTAAGTAATTTAGAACCAAATACTATAGTTGTAACAAATGATTTAACACCATCTGATACAGCACAATTAGATTTAGAAAACTGTAAAGGTTTTGTAACTCAAGTTGGAGGTAAAACTGCTCACTCAGCTATAATGGCTAGATCATTAGAAATTCCTGCTGTAGTTGGAACTAAAACAATACTTTCTGCAGTTAGAGATGGAGAAGGTATTGTTATTGATGGAGAAAAAGGAGAAATCTATTTAAATCCAAGTGAAGAAATAGTAAAAGAATTTGAAGCTAAAAGAGAAGAACAAGTTAAAGCTAAAGAAGAACTTAAAAAAATAAAAGATTTAAAACCAATTACTAAAGATGGACATGAAGTTGAAATCTGGGGTAATATTGGTAAACCTGAAGACATAGATGCAGTTATGGAAGCAGGAGCAACTGGAGTTGGGTTATACAGAACAGAATTCTTATTTATGAATTCAGATCATATGCCAACTGAAGAAGAACAATATAGAGCATATAGAGCGGTTGTTGAAAAAATGAAAAACTGTCCTATAACTATACGTACAATGGATATAGGTGGAGATAAAGAATTACCTTATTTAGATTTACCAAAAGAAATGAATCCATTCTTAGGATATAGAGCGATTAGAATCTCTTTAGTACATAAAGATATGTTTAAAACACAATTAAAAGCAATATTAAGAGCATCTGCTTATGGACCAGTTAAAATAATGTATCCAATGATTACTTCAATAAATGAAGTTAGAGCAGCTAATGTAATTTTAGAAGAATGTAAAAATGAATTAGATGCAATTGGTAAGAAATTTGATAGAAATATTAAAGTAGGTATAATGATTGAAACACCATCTTCTGCAATTATTGCATATAAATTTGCAAAAGAAGTTAATTTCTTCTCTATAGGGACTAATGACTTAACGCAATATTTCTTAGCAGTAGATAGAGGAAATGAAATGGTTTCTGACTTATATTCAGCATTTAACCCAGCAGTATTAGAAGCAATTCAAAAAGTTATTGATGCTGCACACGATAGAGGAATACCTATAAGTATGTGTGGAGAATTTGCTGGAAATAAACAAGCTACAGAATTATTACTTGGAATGGGACTTGATGCATTTAGCATGTCAGCATCTTCAGTATTACAAGTTAAGAAAAAAATATTAGAATCTAATTATGCTGAAGCTCAAAAATATAGAGATTTAATCTTAAGTAAAAATACTCCAGAGGAAGTAGTTGACGCATTAAGATAGGAGTAATATGAGAAAATTAAAAACAAAAAAAGAAGAAATGAAACAAGAAGTTGAACAAAAAAATGAAGTTAATGAAATGGAAAATTTACCATTTTCAAAATTAGACTATATTTTTTACTTCTTATTCTTCGCAGTATCAGTAATAAATCAAACACCAGTAAGATTAGTATTAATTATGTTTGCAATTTTTGGAGGGTCAGTATTATTTAAAAGATTTTCTGATAGATTATCTATGGGATTCATTTATAGAATGTTCGTATTTGCCCTACTGTCATTAATTGCATGGCCAGTAAATATATTAATAAAATACTTTTTAGGAGCTTAATATGAAAAAAATAGCAGTAATGATATTTAATGGTGTGGAAGAAGTGGAAGCATTATTTCCAATTGATTTATTTAGAAGAATAGGCATGGAAGTAGACTTAGTTAGCCTTTATACTCAAAAAGGAATAAAGGGTTCACATAATGTTGAAATAATTAGTGATAAAGTTTTAGAAGAAGTTAATTTTATGGAATATGATGGTATATTTTTACCAGGAGGTCCAGGAACTTCAGAATATTTTAAATCTGAATTACTTGAAACCAAATTAGTTGAATACTATAATGAAAATAACCTAGTAGTTGCAATTTGTGCAGCTCCAACATATTTAGCTAAATTAGGATTCTTAGAAGGTAAAAAAGCAACAGTTTTTAGAAGTCTTGAAGATGATTTAATTGAAAATGGTGCAATAGTTGAAGATATGCCAGTGATTGAAGATCAAAATATAATTACAGGAAGATCAGTTGCAGCGGCTAAAGATTTAGGATTTGCGGTAATTGAATATTTATTAGGTGAAGAAAAAGTTAAAGAATTAAAATTACAAATTATAGATTATTAAAGAGAGGGGATTGCTGTTTACAGTAATCCTCTATTATTAGAAAGAGGTAAAAATGTTATTTAGTGAAAAATTAAAAAAATATGCTGAAACTGTAATTAAAGTTGGAGCTAATGTTCAAAAAGGGCAATTGGTAGTTATTAGAGCCCTGACTGAAAATAGAGATTTTGTATATTTATTAAGTGAAGAAGCATATAAAGCAGGTGCTGGAGATGTACAAGTTATGTGGAGAGATGATGTTTTAACAAGACAAAGATATCAATATGCTTCAAAAGAAACTATTGAAGATGTTAAAGATTATTTAATAGCGCAATATGATGATAGTGTTAAAAATAATGGTGTATTTATCTCAATTATAGGATCAGATCCAAATAATTTAGAAGGATTAGACCAAGAA
This window of the Streptobacillus canis genome carries:
- a CDS encoding ankyrin repeat domain-containing protein codes for the protein MKKILLLLVFIFTFSINLIAEDKFLISKAKLEEEQKKEKVLNDFFNSIKFSNNTLAMAYIAGNDDRTISIYPDNAYAPGFAPIIKKGVEIVDINSKNRLGDTALMLAIEYNNVYILEELLKRDVNLNVKHPILGKYPLHSAIFFENFEAVKLLVEKKPEMVNFQSDVDGWHPLEDAALKGNYEITKYLLDHGSNPLHKDFNGDSAIDLAANFGKGDIVKLLRDKIKEIRKINKMEEKHYD
- the ptsP gene encoding phosphoenolpyruvate--protein phosphotransferase, giving the protein MIRLTGIGASEGVAIGRVYVFHEEEIVLPEEKMISGETAENEIIKLEEAMKKSKTQLISIREKVRIKMGDDKADIFDGHILLLEDEDLMDEIKNKIMEDGLKAAHALKEGIDEYSLMLSQLDDPYLRERAADFQDIGKRWLKNLLNIKISDLSNLEPNTIVVTNDLTPSDTAQLDLENCKGFVTQVGGKTAHSAIMARSLEIPAVVGTKTILSAVRDGEGIVIDGEKGEIYLNPSEEIVKEFEAKREEQVKAKEELKKIKDLKPITKDGHEVEIWGNIGKPEDIDAVMEAGATGVGLYRTEFLFMNSDHMPTEEEQYRAYRAVVEKMKNCPITIRTMDIGGDKELPYLDLPKEMNPFLGYRAIRISLVHKDMFKTQLKAILRASAYGPVKIMYPMITSINEVRAANVILEECKNELDAIGKKFDRNIKVGIMIETPSSAIIAYKFAKEVNFFSIGTNDLTQYFLAVDRGNEMVSDLYSAFNPAVLEAIQKVIDAAHDRGIPISMCGEFAGNKQATELLLGMGLDAFSMSASSVLQVKKKILESNYAEAQKYRDLILSKNTPEEVVDALR
- a CDS encoding DJ-1/PfpI family protein — its product is MKKIAVMIFNGVEEVEALFPIDLFRRIGMEVDLVSLYTQKGIKGSHNVEIISDKVLEEVNFMEYDGIFLPGGPGTSEYFKSELLETKLVEYYNENNLVVAICAAPTYLAKLGFLEGKKATVFRSLEDDLIENGAIVEDMPVIEDQNIITGRSVAAAKDLGFAVIEYLLGEEKVKELKLQIIDY